The Streptomyces sp. NBC_01268 genome segment CGCTGCGCGCGGCGCCCGCGCGGGACGCCGTGGACTGGTCGCGGCTGGACCTGTGGTGGGGCGACGAGCGCTTCCTGCCCGACGGCGACCCGGAGCGCAACGTCACCCAGGCCCGCGAGGCGCTGCTCGACAGCGTCCCGCTGGACCCGGCGCGGGTGCACGCGATGCCGGCCTCGGACGGCCCGTACGGAAACGACGTCGAGGCCGCAGCCGCCGCGTACGCGGCGGAGCTCGCGGCGGCGGCCGGCCCCGAGGACCGCACCGGGGTGCCCGCCTTCGACGTGCTGATGCTGGGCGTCGGCCCGGACACGCACGTGGCCTCGCTCTTCCCGGAGCTCCCGGCGGTCCGCGAGACCGAGCGGACGGTGGTCGGGGTGCACGGCGCTCCCAAGCCGCCGCCGACCCGGGTCTCGCTGACCCTTCCGGCGATCCGGGCCGCGAAGGAGGTCTGGCTGCTCGCGGCCGGCGAGGACAAGGCGAAGGCCGCGGCCATCGCGCTGTCCGGCGCGGGCGAGGTGCAGGCTCCGGCGGCGGGTGCCTACGGCCGCTCGCGCACGCTGTGGCTGCTGGACGCGGCGGCCGCCTCGGAGCTGCCGCGCGCTCTGTATCCCCCGGCCACGGCCTGAGGACGCGTCACGGAGGCCCGGTTCACCGCTCGGTGGGCCGGGCCTCCGGCGTTTCCCCGACCGGTGCGGGTCCCTTCCCTACGGCCGCGTCCCGTACGGGTTCCAGGAAGGGCGCGAGGAGGTCCGGTACGGCCTCGGCGGCGAAGGTCAGGCCCTGGCTCTCGCCCGCGTCGTGGACGGCGTACGCGCCCTCCCCCGCGGCCGTCGTGGCGCTGAGGGTGAGCACCCCCGCCCGCCGCTGGAACCAGGACTGCCTGACGGTCCAGCCGATGACCCCGGCCCGCTGGAGGGCGACGGTGGAGCGGCGCACGGTGCCCGAACGGGTCACCAGGTAGGCGCCGCTGACGCCGTGTCCGAGGTTGCGGTAGGCGTCGAAGGCGAGGACGAGCGCCGGCGGGGTCAGGAGGACGGCGAGGACGGCCGCCAGATATCCGAGGACCGGGCTGGTGAGCAGGGCGCCGAGGACGGCGAGGACGGCCGCGGGACCGAGTCCGGCCCACAGCGCCCGGCGGACCCGCCTGCGCAGCGCCGCCCTGGGGTGCCGGGCGAGCGGGGCGCCGGTGGGCGGCTCGGGCTCGCGCAGCACCTGGGCGGCGACCCGGTCGGCGACGGCGCGGGGCACCGGCGGCAGCAGGTTCTTGAGGTCGGCGTGCTTGTCGTCGTCGTTCTGGGCCAGCCCGGTGGCGACGGCGTCGACGCGGGCCCCGCGGAAGAGGCGTACGCCGAGCGGTTCGACCAGCTCGACCCCGCGCAGCCTGCGCTCCTCCAGGGAGATCGAGCGGGCGGTGAACAGGCCGCGGCGGACCCGCAGGGTGCCGCCCGGCTCGCGCTCCAGCCGGTAGCGGAACCACATCTCGACCCACAGGCCGAGGGCGCCGAGGAGCCCGGCGACGACGGCGAGCAGGACGAGGTCGACGATCATCCAGGGCAGCGAGACGTCCTCGAAGCGGTCCCCTATCCAGTGGATGACCTCGCCCTGCGCGCCGAACCAGTCGCTGATCTGCAGGACGGCGCCGGCCGCCGCCGTGGCGAGCAGCGGGGTGACGAAGGAGACCGGGGCGTAGCGGATCCAGCGCGGGTCCACCCCGGCGAGGACGCCGTCGTACGCGGGGTCCGCGGCGCCCTCGACACGGGCGAGCAGGGTGTGGCGGAGCAGCTCGCCCTCCGCGCGGGCCACCAGGTCGAGTTCGAGGGTGGACTCCCCCGCGGTGTGCTCGCCGGTGCCGATCCCGACCTTGACCAGGCCGAGGACGCGTTGTAGCGGGTTGGCGGTGAGGTCGACGCTGCGGATGCGCTCGCGGGCCAGGGAGCGCCGTTTGACCACGACGAGACCGGTGTGCAGTTCGACCAGCTCGGGGCCGACGCGGTAGCGGGTGCGGCGCAGCCGGACCCAGTCGGCGGCCGTGCCACCGCCGATGAGCAGCAGGGCCCCGGCGAGGACCCAGGCGGCGGCCTGCCACGCGGGCCGGGAACCGGAGGACAGGCTGAGGAAGGCGGGCAGGGCCGCGCCGCCGGCGACCCCGCACAGGACGGCGGCACCGGCGAGCAGGGAACGCGGGTGGAGACGGCGCCACTCCCGGAGCGGGTCGGCGGCCGGGTCCACGGCCGTTCCCTCGGACGCCGTGTCCTGCGCCGTGCCCTCGCTCATGTGGCGTCCCCGGGGGTCGCCCGGGTGATCGCCGTGAGCCGCTCGGCCAGCTCGGCGGCGAGCTCGTGGTCGAGGCCCGCGATGCGCAGCTCCCCCTTGGAGGAGGCGGTGGTGACGGTGACCGTGGCGAGCCGGAAGCTCTGCTCCAGCGGGCCCCGCACGGTGTCGACCGTCTGGATCCGGGACATGGGGGCGATCCGCCACTCCTGCCAGAGGGCGCCGGTCCGCACGTACACGGCGTCCTCGGTGACCTCCCAGCGGTGCACGCGGAACCACCAGGAGGGGAGGAGGGCGGCGCAGAGCAGTCCGAGGACCGCCACGATCACGGCCGCGGTCAGCAGCCAGGACCGTGCCGGGGTGATCAGCCACCCCAGCACGGCCAGGACGGCCACCGGCACGCCCGTGGTCACCAGCAGCTGCGCGCGCCACCAGGGGACGGCCCGGCCGTCCACGGCGTTCCTCGGCGGGCGCAGCCGCACCGCTTCCTCCCCCGTGGTCATCGGTCAGTCCCGGCCGCGCAGCGCGCGGTACGCGGCGACGAGGCCGGCGGTGGAGCTGTCCAGGCGGTCGCCGCCCTCGCCGTCGGTGAGCACCGGCTCGATCTTCCTGGCGAGGACCTTGCCGAGCTCGACGCCCCACTGGTCGAAGGAGTCGATGTTCCAGACGGCGCCCTGGACGAAGACCTTGTGCTCGTAGAGGGCGACGAGCTGGCCCAGCACGGACGGGGTGAGCGTGTCGGCCAGGATCGTGGTGGTCGGGTGGTTGCCCTGGAAGGTCTTGTGCGGGACGAGCTCCTCGGGGACGCCCTCCGCGCGTACCTCCTCGGGCGTCTTGCCGAAGGCGAGCGCCTGGGTCTGGGCGAAGAAGTTGGCCATCAGCAGGTCGTGCTGGGCGACCAGGCCGGGCAGCAGGTCGGCGACGGGGCGGGCGAAGCCGATGAAGTCGGCCGGGATGACCTTGGTGCCCTGGTGGATCAACTGGTAGTAGGCGTGCTGCCCGTTGGTGCCGGGGGTGCCCCAGACGACCGGGCCCGTCTGCCAGTCGACCGGCTGTCCGTCACGGGTCACGGACTTGCCGTTGGACTCCATGTCGAGCTGCTGGAGGTACGCGGTGAACTTCGACAGGTAGTGCGAGTACGGCAGCACGGCGTGCGACTGGGCGTCGTGGAACGCGCCGTACCAGATGCCGAGGAGGCCGAGCAGGAGCGGGGCGTTCTCCTCCGGGGCGGCGGTGCGGAAGTGCTCGTCGACGAGGTGGAAGCCGTCGAGCATCTCCCGGAAGCCGTCCGGCCCGATGGCGATCATCAGGGACAGGCCGATGGCGGAGTCGTAGGAGTAGCGGCCGCCGACCCAGTCCCAGAACTCGAACATGTTCGCCGTGTCGATGCCGAACTCCTCGACCTTCTCGGCGTTGGTCGACAGGGCCACGAAGTGCTGGGCGACGGCCTCCTGGCCGGCCCCCAGCCCGGTGAGGAGCCAGTCGCGGGCGGAGGTGGCGTTGGTGATCGTCTCGATGGTGGTGAAGGTCTTCGAGGCGACGATGAAGAGGGTCTGTGCCGGGTCCAGGTCGCGGACGGCCTCGTGCAGGTCGGCGCCGTCGACGTTGGAGACGAAACGGAGCGTCAGGTCGCGCTGGGTGAAGGAGCGCAGGACCTCGTAGGCCATGGCCGGGCCGAGGTCCGAGCCGCCGATGCCGATGTTCACGACGTTCTTGATCGGCTTGCCGGTGTGGCCGGTCCACGCGCCCGCGCGGACCCGCTCGGCGAAGGCGGCCATCTTGTCGAGGACGGCGTGCACCTCGGGGACCACGTTCACGCCGTCGACCTCGATCACGGCACCGCGCGGGGCACGCAGCGCGGTGTGCAGGACCGCCCGGTGCTCGGTGTTGTTGATCTTCTCGCCGCGGAACATGGCGTCGCGCAGCTCGGCCACGCCGGTGGCGGCGGCCAGGTCGCGCAGCAGCGCCAGGGTCTCCTCGGTGACGAGGTTCTTGGAGTAGTCCAGATACAGGTCGCCGACGCGCAGCGTGTAGCCGGTGCCGCGCTCGGGGTCGGCGGCGAACAGCTCACGCAGGTGCGTCGCGCCCAGCTGCTCGCGGTGCTTGCCGAGGGCCGCCCACTCGGGCAGCTGGTTGAGCCTGGTACGGCCTTCGTTACTCATCTCGGACATCGCCCATTTCTTCGTCTCACTGCGTGTGTGCCCCGCTGCCCCACCAACCTAATTGATCCGGTGTGCGAAACGCGTTCAGTGACCGCCGCGGTGCAGCCGTCCCGCGTAGCGGGCTTCGAGGAGGGCGTTGCGCTCGTGGCCGCCGGGCAGGTTGGCGGAGACGTAGACCGGCGGCTCGTGCCCTTCGGCGAGCAGGAGCGCGACGGCCTCGGCGACGACCATCTGGACCAGCAGGGAGGAGGTGAGCGTGGAGATCCCGCACAGCGCGGCGCCGTCGGGCAGCGGGAGGACGGCGTCGCCTGCGGGGGCGCAGTTGTCGAGCACGGCGTCGGCGAGATCGGCGAGCCGCCGGCCGCCGGCGTGCAGCGCGGGCACGGCGTGGGTGTGCTCCAGCGAGGTGAGCGCGACGAGGGGGTGACCGGCGCCGGTCACCTTGAGCGCCATGTCCACGATCGAGTTGTTGACACCGGAGTTGGAGATGATCACGAACAGGTCCTGCGGGCGGGGCGTGGCGAGGGCGTACAGCCGGTCGGCGAGCCCCGGCGACCGTTCGAGCAGCGGGTCCCGGAGGACCGCCGGATCCTCGCCGCCGCGCAGCACGAGGTCGGCGAGCGCGATCCGGCTGGTCGGCACCAGCCCTCCGGCCCGCCCCGCCACCTCCAGTGCGGCGGCCTGCGAGTGCCCGGTCCCGAACGCGTGGATCACCCCGTCGGCGGCCACGCAGTCGGCGAAGAGCCGGGCGGCGACCGTCACGGAGTCCTGGTTGACGGCGACGGCCCGGTCGAGCGCGGACCGGGCGAGATCGGCGAACCGGGCGGCGCTGGGGGCGGGTGGGGACACGGGGCGCTCCAATGGTTGGGTGAACCGATCATGCCGAGCCTCTCCGGCTCAATGAACCAGCGGATCCCGGGCGCGTCAAGAGCGCCGCACGCCGCCCCCGGCCCTCCCTCCGCCGTCAGACCGACAACCTCGCCAACGCCACCGCCCCGGCGACGCCGTCCGGTACGGGATCCGGGGCGAGCCCCAGCGCCGAGACCCGCGCGGTCAGCCGCTCCAGCAGCGGCCCCCCAGGTCCGAGAAGCCCCCCGGTCACCACCAACGGCTCCCCCGGCCGCGGCCCCAACGCCCCCACCGTCGCCACCAGTTCCCCCACCGCCCGGTCCAGCAAGCCGCGCGCCACCCCGTCCCCCAGCCCCGCCGCCTCCACCACCAAGGGGCTCAGCGAAGCCAGTCGCACCGGCGCCGCCCCGTACGCGTACCGCACGACGTGCTCCTTGCTCAGCCCTCCGCACAGCGCCCCCACCCGCTCCGTGAGCGCGGTCGACGCCCCCCGCCCGTCCAGTGCCCGCAGCACCGCGCGCAGCGCCTCGCGGCCCAGCCAGAAGCCGCTGCCGGCGTCGCCGAGCAGCCAGCCGTCGCCGTCGGCGGCACGGACCGCGCGACGGTCGGCCACCCGGGCCGCCGCCGCGCCCGTGCCGGCGATGAGCACGAGCCCGTCGGCGGGGGTCCCGGCGCCTCCGGCGAAGGCGACGTCCGCGTCGCCCCGCACCTCGACCCGGCCGGCCCGGACGCCCGCGAGGGCCAGCGCCTCCGTCAGCGCCGCGTGCGCCCGCTCCCGGCCCCCGCCGGGCCCGCCGCCCGCGAAGCCGCCCACCACGGCGGCGACGCTTCCGCCGCCCGGCGGCAGGGCCCCGCGCAGGGCCTCGCCCAGGTGGCGCAGGAGCGCGTCGGGGGCCACGCTCAGCGCGTTGCCAGGGCCTCCGGCGCCCTCGCCGAGCACCCGGCCGGTCGCCGCGTCGGCGAGCCGCGCCCTGGTCCGCGTACCACCGGCGTCGACGCCGACGACCCACTGAATCCCGGATTCGTTCATCAGCCCGCATGGTGATTGATAGATTCATCGGAACACAAGACCCACGAAGGCCGGCCCCTATGATCACCGCGCTGATCCGCTCCGAACTCCCCCGGATGTCCGGCTCCTTGCGCAAGGTCGGCAGCTGGGTCCTCGCCGATCCGGCCCGGGTCTCCGGGCTCTCCGCCGCCGAGCTGGGCCGCCGCACGGGCACCTCGCAAGCCACCGTGACCCGTTTCTGCCACGCCGTCGGGCTCGACTCGTACCAGCGGCTGCTGCTCGAACTCGCCCGCGAGCAGGGGCAGGAGAGCGAGGCGGCCGAACGGACGCCGCTGGGGCCGGAGATCGGCCCCGACGAGCCGCTGGAGCAGGTCGTCGCCGCCGTCGCCCGCGCCGACCTCCAGGCCCTGCGCGCCACCGCCGAGCAGCTCGACCTCGGCGCCCTGGAGCGGGCCGCCCGCGCCCTCGCCCAGGCACGCCGGATCGACGTCTACGGGGTCGGCGCCTCCGGGGTGCTCGCCCTGGAGACCCAGGCCCGGCTCTTCGGCATCGGCTGCGAGGCGCGCGCCTGGACCGAGGTGCACGCGGCGGAGACCTCGGCGGCCCTGCTGACCCCCGCCGACGCGGTCGTCACCCTGTCGCACTCGGGCGCCACCCGCGAGGTGCTCGGGCCGCTGCGGCTGGCCGCCGAGCGGGGCGCCGCGACCGTCGCGGTCACCGGCGATCCGCGCTCCCCGGTGGCCCGCGCGGCCGGCGTCCACCTCACCTCGACGGCGGCCGGGACCGGCTTCCGGCACGGCGGCTTCGGCACCCGCCACTCGGTGCTGCTGATCCTGGACTGCCTGTACGCGCGCGTGGCGCAGCTGACCTACTCGCGGGCCACGGCCGCCCTGGCGCTCACCGCGCACATCGCGGACGCCCATCGCGGCTGAGAACGCCGACGGGCCCCGCGCGCGAACTCGGTTCGCGGGGCGGGGCCCGTTCGGTCACATCGTCACACCACGCTCAGATCTCGCCGCGCAGCTTGGCAAGCGCCTCGGCGAGGATGGCCTCGCCGTCCGCGTCGCTGCGCCGCTCGCGTACGTAGGCGAGGTGCGTCTTGTACGGCTCGGTGCGCGGCGGGTCCGGCGGGTTGTCCTGGTCCTGACCTGCCGGGAAGCCGCAACGCGGGCAGTCCCAGGTCTCCGGGACCTGTGCGTCACTGGCGAAGCTGGGCTGGGTCTCGTGCCCGTTCGAGCACCAGAAGGAGATGCGGAGACGGGGTGCGGACTCGCCCCGCTCAGCCTCCCCCATCGGCCCCGCTCCGACCCGGCTTCCCCGGATCGCGTTGCCACTTGCCACGGTCGTAACTCCCTGCGTGATGGTGCTCGAAGATGCCCCAGTCTACGTAAGGCCCAACGCGCGTCCAGTGATTGGAGTTACCCGTCCAACTTCATCAGCAGACCGAGCACCACAATGCAGGCGAACCAGAGCAGACCGATCACCAGGGTGATGCGGTCCAGGTTGCGCTCGGCGACCGAGGAACCACCGACGGACGACTGCATGCCGCCACCGAACATGTCGGAGAGGCCGCCGCCCTTCCCCTTGTGCATCAGCACGAGCAGCATCAGCAGCGCGCTGAAGACGATCAGGGCGATCGAGAACCCCATAACCACGGCTGGACCAACTTCCTCGGACTTATACGGACGGGGGCCGGGCGCCTGCCCGACCCCCGCAAGGGTACGACGTATCTCCGCTACCGCATACTCACTGGTCGCGGAAGCGCACGATCTTGACGAACTCGTCGGCGTCCAGCGAGGCACCGCCCACCAGCGCGCCGTCGATGTCGGGCTGCGCCATGATCTCGGCGACGTTTCCGCCCTTGACGGACCCGCCGTACTGGATGCGGATCTTGTCGGCCACGTCCTGCGCGTACAGCTCGGCCAGCTTGCCGCGGATCGCCCCGCAGACCTCCTGCGCGTCCTCGGCGCCGCAGACCTTGCCGGTGCCGATGGCCCACACGGGCTCGTACGCGATCACGATGGTCTCGGCCTGCTCGGCCGGGAGGCCCTTCAGGCCGCCCTCGACCTGGGCCAGGGTGTGCGCGACGGCGTTGCCGGCCTCGCGGACGTCCAGCTCCTCGCCGACACAGAGGATCGGGGTGATCCCGTGCTGGAAGGCGGCCTTCACCTTGGCGTTGCACAGCTCGTCGGACTCGCCGTGGTACTGGCGGCGCTCCGAGTGGCCGACGGCCACGAAGGCGCACTTCAGCTTCGACAGCATGGGGCCGGAGATCTCGCCCGTGTAGGCGCCGGACTCGTGCGCGGAGATGTCCTGGGCGCCGTACTTGATCTTCAGCTTGTCGCCGTCGACCAGGGTCTGCACGGAGCGCAGGTCGGTGAAGGGCGCGAGGACCGCGACCTCGACGGCGTCGAGGTCCTTGTCGGTGAGCGCGAAGGCCAGCTTCTGGACGTGCGCGATGGCCTCAAGGTGGTTGAGGTTCATCTTCCAGTTGCCCGCCATCAGCGGGGTGCGGGTGTTGCTCATGAAGAGGTCAGTCCTCCAGTGCGTCGAGGCCGGGAAGCGTCTTGCCCTCGAGGTATTCGAGGGAGGCGCCGCCGCCGGTCGAGATGTGGCCGAAGGCATTCTCGTCGAAGCCCAGGATCCGGACGGCCGCGGCGGAGTCACCGCCGCCGACCACGGTGAAGGCCGGGGAGTCGACGAGCGCCTGGGCGACGGCCTTGGTGCCGTGGGCGTAGTCGGGGTGCTCGAAGACGCCCATCGGGCCGTTCCAGAAGACGGTGCCCGCGTCGGCCAGCTTCGAGGCGTACAGCTCGCGGGTCTTCGGGCCGATGTCCAGGCCCTCCTGGTCCGCCGGGATGGCATCCGCGGCGACGAGCTCCGGGTGGGCCGGGGCCTTGGTCTTCAGGTCCGGGAAGTCGGCCGAGACCAGCACGTCGACGGGGAGGACGAACTCCACGCCGCGCGCCTCGGCGCGCTTGAGGTAGTCCAGGACCGCCGGGATCTGGTCCTCCTGGAGCAGCGAGATGCCGACCTCGTGGCCCTGGGCCTTGAGGAAGGTGTACGCCATGCCGCCACCGATGAGGATGCGGTCGGCCTTCTCCAGGAGGTGGTCGATCACGCCCAGCTTGTCGGAGACCTTGGCACCGCCGAGGGCGACCACGTAGGGGCGCTTGACGTCCTCGGTGAGCTTCTTGAGGACGCCGACCTCGTTGGCGATGAGGTAGCCCGCGGCGTGCGGGAGGCGGGCCGGGAGGTCGAAGACCGAGGCGTGCTTGCGGTGCACCGCGCCGAAGCCGTCGCCGACGTACAGGTCGGCGAGCTCGGCCAGCCGGTCCGCGAAGGCGCCGCGCTCGGCGTCGTCCTTGGAGGTCTCGCCGGCGTTGAAGCGCAGGTTCTCGACGACGGCCACCTGGCCGTCGGTCAGGCCCGCGACGGTCGCCTTGGCCGAGTCGCCGACGGTGTCGGTCGCGAAGGCCACGTCGGCGCCGAGGAGCTCGCCGAGCCGCCGGGCGGCCGGGGCGAGCGAGAAGGCCGGGTCCGGGGCGCCCTTGGGGCGGCCCAGGTGCGAGGCGACGACCACGCGGGCGCCCGCGTCGGCCAGCGCCTTGACGGTGGGGACGACGGCGCGGATGCGTCCGTCGTCCGTGATGGTGGTGCCGTCGAGCGGCACGTTGAGGTCGGCGCGGACGAACACCCGCTTGCCGGAGACGCCTTCGGCGAGAAGCTCGTCGATCGTCTTCATCTGTTCACTGACTCCCTTGGTACACGCGGTGGAGCACACGAGACAGGGCTCGCACAGCGCATCTTCGCGCTGCCCGAGCCCTGCTCACATCGAAGTACCCGCCCTAGAGTCTAGAGCTGGCCGCCGACGAAGACGGTGAGGTCGACGAGACGGTTGGAGTAGCCCCACTCGTTGTCGTACCAACCGAGGATCTTGACCGTGCTGCCCTCCTGGACCATCGTCAGGGAGGCGTCGAAGGTGCAGGACGCCGGGTCGCTGACGATGTCCGAGGAGACGATCGGGTCCTCGGTGTAGAACAGGATGCCCTTCAGGGAGCCGTCCTCGGACGCCTTCTTGAAGGCCGCGTTGACCTCGTCCTTGGTGACCTCGCGGTCGAGGGTGACGACGAGGTCGGTGGCGGAGCCGGTCGGGACCGGGACGCGCATCGCGATGCCGTCCAGCTTGCCCTTGAGCTGCGGGAGGACCAGGGCGGTGGCCTTGGCGGCCCCCGTCGTGGTCGGGATGATGTTCTCCGCGGCGGCGCGGGCGCGGCGCAGGTCCTTGTGCGGGAAGTCCAGGATGCGCTGGTCGTTGGTGTACGCGTG includes the following:
- a CDS encoding MurR/RpiR family transcriptional regulator translates to MITALIRSELPRMSGSLRKVGSWVLADPARVSGLSAAELGRRTGTSQATVTRFCHAVGLDSYQRLLLELAREQGQESEAAERTPLGPEIGPDEPLEQVVAAVARADLQALRATAEQLDLGALERAARALAQARRIDVYGVGASGVLALETQARLFGIGCEARAWTEVHAAETSAALLTPADAVVTLSHSGATREVLGPLRLAAERGAATVAVTGDPRSPVARAAGVHLTSTAAGTGFRHGGFGTRHSVLLILDCLYARVAQLTYSRATAALALTAHIADAHRG
- a CDS encoding PH domain-containing protein is translated as MTTGEEAVRLRPPRNAVDGRAVPWWRAQLLVTTGVPVAVLAVLGWLITPARSWLLTAAVIVAVLGLLCAALLPSWWFRVHRWEVTEDAVYVRTGALWQEWRIAPMSRIQTVDTVRGPLEQSFRLATVTVTTASSKGELRIAGLDHELAAELAERLTAITRATPGDAT
- a CDS encoding RNA polymerase-binding protein RbpA — its product is MASGNAIRGSRVGAGPMGEAERGESAPRLRISFWCSNGHETQPSFASDAQVPETWDCPRCGFPAGQDQDNPPDPPRTEPYKTHLAYVRERRSDADGEAILAEALAKLRGEI
- a CDS encoding PH domain-containing protein, with product MSEGTAQDTASEGTAVDPAADPLREWRRLHPRSLLAGAAVLCGVAGGAALPAFLSLSSGSRPAWQAAAWVLAGALLLIGGGTAADWVRLRRTRYRVGPELVELHTGLVVVKRRSLARERIRSVDLTANPLQRVLGLVKVGIGTGEHTAGESTLELDLVARAEGELLRHTLLARVEGAADPAYDGVLAGVDPRWIRYAPVSFVTPLLATAAAGAVLQISDWFGAQGEVIHWIGDRFEDVSLPWMIVDLVLLAVVAGLLGALGLWVEMWFRYRLEREPGGTLRVRRGLFTARSISLEERRLRGVELVEPLGVRLFRGARVDAVATGLAQNDDDKHADLKNLLPPVPRAVADRVAAQVLREPEPPTGAPLARHPRAALRRRVRRALWAGLGPAAVLAVLGALLTSPVLGYLAAVLAVLLTPPALVLAFDAYRNLGHGVSGAYLVTRSGTVRRSTVALQRAGVIGWTVRQSWFQRRAGVLTLSATTAAGEGAYAVHDAGESQGLTFAAEAVPDLLAPFLEPVRDAAVGKGPAPVGETPEARPTER
- a CDS encoding SIS domain-containing protein, whose amino-acid sequence is MSPPAPSAARFADLARSALDRAVAVNQDSVTVAARLFADCVAADGVIHAFGTGHSQAAALEVAGRAGGLVPTSRIALADLVLRGGEDPAVLRDPLLERSPGLADRLYALATPRPQDLFVIISNSGVNNSIVDMALKVTGAGHPLVALTSLEHTHAVPALHAGGRRLADLADAVLDNCAPAGDAVLPLPDGAALCGISTLTSSLLVQMVVAEAVALLLAEGHEPPVYVSANLPGGHERNALLEARYAGRLHRGGH
- the tpiA gene encoding triose-phosphate isomerase, which translates into the protein MSNTRTPLMAGNWKMNLNHLEAIAHVQKLAFALTDKDLDAVEVAVLAPFTDLRSVQTLVDGDKLKIKYGAQDISAHESGAYTGEISGPMLSKLKCAFVAVGHSERRQYHGESDELCNAKVKAAFQHGITPILCVGEELDVREAGNAVAHTLAQVEGGLKGLPAEQAETIVIAYEPVWAIGTGKVCGAEDAQEVCGAIRGKLAELYAQDVADKIRIQYGGSVKGGNVAEIMAQPDIDGALVGGASLDADEFVKIVRFRDQ
- the secG gene encoding preprotein translocase subunit SecG, encoding MGFSIALIVFSALLMLLVLMHKGKGGGLSDMFGGGMQSSVGGSSVAERNLDRITLVIGLLWFACIVVLGLLMKLDG
- a CDS encoding N-acetylglucosamine kinase codes for the protein MNESGIQWVVGVDAGGTRTRARLADAATGRVLGEGAGGPGNALSVAPDALLRHLGEALRGALPPGGGSVAAVVGGFAGGGPGGGRERAHAALTEALALAGVRAGRVEVRGDADVAFAGGAGTPADGLVLIAGTGAAAARVADRRAVRAADGDGWLLGDAGSGFWLGREALRAVLRALDGRGASTALTERVGALCGGLSKEHVVRYAYGAAPVRLASLSPLVVEAAGLGDGVARGLLDRAVGELVATVGALGPRPGEPLVVTGGLLGPGGPLLERLTARVSALGLAPDPVPDGVAGAVALARLSV
- the pgl gene encoding 6-phosphogluconolactonase, with amino-acid sequence MSAPQLVVHRDKELMAQAAAARLITKIVDAQSARGTASVVLTGGRNGNGLLAALRAAPARDAVDWSRLDLWWGDERFLPDGDPERNVTQAREALLDSVPLDPARVHAMPASDGPYGNDVEAAAAAYAAELAAAAGPEDRTGVPAFDVLMLGVGPDTHVASLFPELPAVRETERTVVGVHGAPKPPPTRVSLTLPAIRAAKEVWLLAAGEDKAKAAAIALSGAGEVQAPAAGAYGRSRTLWLLDAAAASELPRALYPPATA
- the pgi gene encoding glucose-6-phosphate isomerase, whose amino-acid sequence is MSEMSNEGRTRLNQLPEWAALGKHREQLGATHLRELFAADPERGTGYTLRVGDLYLDYSKNLVTEETLALLRDLAAATGVAELRDAMFRGEKINNTEHRAVLHTALRAPRGAVIEVDGVNVVPEVHAVLDKMAAFAERVRAGAWTGHTGKPIKNVVNIGIGGSDLGPAMAYEVLRSFTQRDLTLRFVSNVDGADLHEAVRDLDPAQTLFIVASKTFTTIETITNATSARDWLLTGLGAGQEAVAQHFVALSTNAEKVEEFGIDTANMFEFWDWVGGRYSYDSAIGLSLMIAIGPDGFREMLDGFHLVDEHFRTAAPEENAPLLLGLLGIWYGAFHDAQSHAVLPYSHYLSKFTAYLQQLDMESNGKSVTRDGQPVDWQTGPVVWGTPGTNGQHAYYQLIHQGTKVIPADFIGFARPVADLLPGLVAQHDLLMANFFAQTQALAFGKTPEEVRAEGVPEELVPHKTFQGNHPTTTILADTLTPSVLGQLVALYEHKVFVQGAVWNIDSFDQWGVELGKVLARKIEPVLTDGEGGDRLDSSTAGLVAAYRALRGRD
- a CDS encoding phosphoglycerate kinase; its protein translation is MKTIDELLAEGVSGKRVFVRADLNVPLDGTTITDDGRIRAVVPTVKALADAGARVVVASHLGRPKGAPDPAFSLAPAARRLGELLGADVAFATDTVGDSAKATVAGLTDGQVAVVENLRFNAGETSKDDAERGAFADRLAELADLYVGDGFGAVHRKHASVFDLPARLPHAAGYLIANEVGVLKKLTEDVKRPYVVALGGAKVSDKLGVIDHLLEKADRILIGGGMAYTFLKAQGHEVGISLLQEDQIPAVLDYLKRAEARGVEFVLPVDVLVSADFPDLKTKAPAHPELVAADAIPADQEGLDIGPKTRELYASKLADAGTVFWNGPMGVFEHPDYAHGTKAVAQALVDSPAFTVVGGGDSAAAVRILGFDENAFGHISTGGGASLEYLEGKTLPGLDALED